The nucleotide window TCATAAGTAAAATTTACATTCAATAAGTTTGATTTATTAGTACGACCCAGCTGTTACAAGATGCCACTAGGTAGAAGCTTAACATTATTAGGCTAGAAATATGTTTCTGATGTAGTGTATGTCTCAGCCGTCCATGCCTAAAAGTTGATGTATGAGGCTGGTTCGGTTACTGTGCTTGCCACGTGGAAAGCCAGAGTCGGTTACAGTTGCAAATAAAAGCATGGTTATTGGGTCATTCTGAATATGATGACGCAGCATTTTTGGGGGTCTAATTTACAAACATCAGGATCAATAGTATGATCCGAAATCTCTAATTGCAAGTGCATCGTGAGATAAAAACAAATAAATTTAAGAATAAGCCACTACGGTCAATTTACCGCACAAATCACAGCCATTCCACCGCAAATGGCGCCAGGCATGATAGCTTGGTGACATGGCCAAACCATAGAACAAAAATTTAACATGCTGCGTCATGCAACCTCAGCTGAACTGTGATTCTCATCAGCCAAATGCGAGAATTCATTACACATGATGCATGCTGCACATCCCAACAGAATTAAAAAATGCTGCGAAGTGACAGTTTTTTGGAAAAATAGTGGTGTTTGCTGCTACTAATGCTGTAACACTTGGTGCTTTATGCAATCTGATGAATGGATCCCAGCACAAACTAACTAACTAAAGCCATCAATGGTCAAGGAGAAGAACGTGGCATGCTGAGGAGAAGGAACTAGCAGAAGCAAATGGTTCAATAAGTAGCTAAAAACGGAGAAAATATATAGTTTTAAATGTGCAAGGGAAAAAAGGACTCAAGGGAAAGTAGCCAACGCATGTCAAATCCAGCCTAACTCGCGCATACTGTGATGCTGATTACTATTTCAGTAGTATTTCTGTATGACACTGAAAATGAGGACAGTCATATTCACAAGATGAGAAACAAAGGCTTCTTGCTCATCCTGAAATTCACAGATTTGGAATTGCACAGATGTACTAACCATTAGAATAGCACCTAAACACTTACAAGCAATAAGAATGAGAATTATAAGGGTGAAAAGTAACTTGGCCGCATCAGCGTTAATACAGGACCATTTGCCAAAGTAGAGAATGCTAATGTACACACTACCATATAACTAACACTTGCATCATATTGCAATTGCAATGTCATATGCATGGAAATAAAGTAATTAAAGACGGAGGGCAAGCTTACCACTTCAAATAGTTGGCGGGGCCAAGGACAGTGGGAGATCGGCATACAGGTCGCTAGTTATGGCACAGCGACCAGTCTGACAGAACCACTCAATCTGAAATGTCTGGAGATTCAGTGAAAAATAATCAAGTACTAGCCTGTTCTGTTGTGGATACCCAATTAGGAGCAAGTATCCACCAGCTACACCCAAGATGCCATAGCGATAATTCACCGGCAAAGGGATTGCGGACTTTGATTGCCACTGGTTTGCGCCATTCTCATCCTTAGGATGCAATACATCATACACGAGATGGTATTTGTACACACCAGCTTCAGTATGCTCAGAGATAGTAAGCATCCCAAGCCTTCCTTCTGCTGCCTCCACAATGGCCATGTCCCACTTACAAGAGCCAAGTGGAGGCGGGAGGTCAACAGGGGAGAACTCCAGCCTTTGTGCATCGAGCACGAGCAGCGTGTCTTCCGGACAAACCTCCAAGCAGAAGCATCCATGGGCGTAGTAGGGTCTGACATCAAACATCCCAACATGTCAAATGTGATAGGATCAGCGAGCCATTGCCCGGCCCAGGAAGAGAAGACGAAGAGGACAAGCTTGGCTGTGCACCGCACCAAGCACATGACTCTGAAGTCTGTGAATGACGAGTCCTCTTCGTCGCCGGGAGGAGCAAGGAAGGGCTCGCAATGTATGATGTCCGGTCGATGGACTTGGTCGGCTAGATGGTCGGGGAGGGCAGGCAGCAGGAGGTACCGGCGGTGCAGGGGGTCGCAGACAGCGAACTCCCTAACCAGGTCCCGGCGGTTGTAGTCGCCGCCGGTCCGCTCGGGGGCGGGGGAGAAAAGGGCGCGGCCGTCGCGGAGGCACCAGCGGTCGCGGGACGGCGGGAGGAAGGAGCACGAGAAGTCGGCGTCGGCTAAGGTGGCCGCCGCCGCGGCGGAAGGGTGGGGCGGCTGGGCGGGGATGAGGCCGCCGCAGAGGATGCCGAGGAGGGGCGGCGGGTGGAGGGCGCGGAATCGGCGGAGGAAGGGATGGCTGGTGATGACGCGGCGGAAGGAGACGCAGGCCGCGGAGGCGCGCGCGAGGTCGGCGGCCGTGGGGAGGCGGCGGAAGATCTCTTCGAGGAGTTCATCTGGGAGCGCCATTAGAGTAGGGCAGAGGACGAGGATGGGAACCAGCAACGAGCAGACGATGGAGGATGACAATGAGAGCAAGGTTCCCAATCCTCACTGGTATTTGTGTATATGCAGTACGTATCAGACAATATACGGTTGGTTTACGGATTTGCTATTTTACAGTCAGCTGCTTTTTCAATTCATCGTCATTCGAATTTCTGTCCGTCCATTCTCGCGCGGAGATTCACGctggttttcttttttttcttcgcgCTGGCACTCTGTTCGCTCGGTTTGGTTTGCTGTTGTGGGTTCGGTTTTCTTTATCTCAACTCGAAATCATCCCGTCGCGGTACTATTGGTTTTTGTCGTGCTTGAATATCGGAGTGGGTGTTGTCTCCCTTTTCATTTAGGTCGCTCTGTTTCGATAAGGCCGGGGGAGAGAGCTCGAGCGGCGAAGGAGAGAGGCGATTCCGAGCTATTTCACTGTTCGATTTTGATTTTGTCCTCCCTATTCTCTTCGCCCCCGGTTGCCGAGATTGGTTCCCCTAATCCCCTGCCAGTCCCGGGTGTTTTTGCTTGTGCTCTGGTCGTGTAGTTCCAAATCTAGCTGAGTTTTCGTCTTCATGGATGTCTATTTGTTGTTCTTCATGGATCCGCCCAAtttcgccccccccccctccctttTGTGCTCGCCTGCGTTGTGAGGAGCTTTTGTAGTTGCGGGTTCTAGGGGTTTCGTTTTGCTGTGTAGATGTGGATGTAGGCTTTtatatttgttttattttgtgttgtaGATGGTGGAGGTAGGCGTATTGCTTGTTGCAGCGGGTGATTTCCTGTTTTCTGCTAGCTTGGGGTGTATATTCCCTTGTCGTTAGGTGACAGTTGGGGATGATCTGGCCTGCTTTTTTGTAGTTGTAGGTGGCTGCTTATGATTTTCCCCTGATAGCTGAGGCATGTTTGAATGTGTTCCAGCAAGCTTTCtgaatttgatgcttctattattGTGTAATTTTACCCCCTGAGACTTGTAATGTAGCTCAAAAATACAGTGGATCATACCCCCAGAATTACAGTGTAACTACTGTGTAATAGGTTTGCAGAACCTCACTATCCCATCTTTTGCAGTCTAATTCTACCATTTTTACAGTGCAATTATCATGCTttacagtgtaattctcccataTCTACAATTACTGTGTGATTCTCCCAAATACTATGTTATTTATTGTTTAATTACAGTGTTATTTGTGCTAGCAATAATGTGTAATTTCCTCCCTAATTCCAGTGTATATTCCCAGATATGCAAGATTTTTCAATGTATTTATGCCAGGAATCACTGTGTAATTTGTCCTAGTATGTCCACAGGAATTTAGCCCAATTACTCATGTACTGTGTATATGCAGATTTTTCAGTATATTATGCCTGGAATCACTGTGTAATTCATCCTATTTATGTTCACAGTAATTTAGCTCAATTACTCATGTAATTTACAGTGTATTCGCCCAGATTTACAGTGTTTTTATGCCCTGGAATCACTATGTATACGCCCAGATCACTGTGTAGTTTACTTTGTAAATTTAGCCCAACCACTCATGTAATTACAGTGTATTTCCATATAGTTTTACACTGTAATTTGTATGGTTACAATGTAATTCCGTAGAGTTTTTCACTGTAATTTGTATGGTTTGAGGACTGTAATTTTTGTATGACTTACAATGCAATTCACCAGAGTTTTACATTGTATTTCCCTAGACTTACATTGTAAATTTGTATGTTTGAGGACTGTAATTTCAGTATGACTTACAATGTAATTCATCAGAATTTTACACTGTATTTCCCTAGAGTAATTTCAGTATGACTTACAATGTAACTCATCAGAATTTTACACTGTATTTGCCTAAAGGACTTTAATTTCAGTATGACTTACAATGTAATTCATCAGACTTTTACACTGTATTTTCTGTAGAGTATTACACTGTAATTTGTGTGCTTGAGGACTGTAATTACAGTATGACTTATTATGTATTTCTCCAGAGTCTTACAGTGTCTATGCGTTTAATATTCAGTTGTCTAGTTTGTGGTTTTGTAGCTTCTAGATCTAGGTCTGGGGATTGTTGGTTGTAGTGTTTGCGTTGGTTCTGGTTCATTTGCCTAATGATTTTTGCCTTTGTGATTTTAGGTTTGGTTCAATGCGGAAAGTTTCTCACAAGGATGTACCACTAGTCTCTTCTCTTGAGAGTGCAGATTCTCTGAATGATCTGTTTGTGCCTAATGATCTTGCAGATGATGGTTCTAATCCTATGTCTTTGGtatttatttctttttcttcCCTAGTTTTAATTAATTTGAATTATTTCTTTTCATTTTTAATTTTATGTGTATGTTCACTTTAATTTTATTTCAGGAAATCTCTAGTGATGATGGAGGGCTTGACAAATCTCAAGTAAATTCTTTTTCATTTACGTGTATGTTCACTGTAACTTTATTTGTTTCTTGGGAGGCAAGTTCAAGCAAAGATGTTTAACTGCTCTTTTGCTTCTACTTTTTGTTGTCAGGTGTGGTCAGCAAAGCTGGAGGGAGGGATTGCATGGGGTTCTCTTGCTCTTTTGGTTTAGTTGACAACCGGGTCTTCTTTTTTTTAGTCCGACCCGTTTAGTGGGAACGAGCAGTATCAGTGGTTTTGGGCAATACAGATTTCAACAGGACATTGGTCAGAAAATTTGAATGATATCCAATTGGAAATCATTCAAATGTCAAATAGACAGTCCTGTTGGTTTATATTGCGTACTAATATCTGACATGATCACATGTCGATATTAGGGATATAATTAAATGGTTTGCATTGGGGACAATAAGACTTGAATCCTGATAAATCCATGATAAATGCGAGCAGTAGGACTTGAATCCTGATGGAttgggataccactgtccacctaacaaTGCAACCACAGGTTGGCTCATATTATTAACCTTATTTAGCTCTAAATATAGGGACAAACATGGTGAACGGGTGAGATGTGTTGGATCTCCAGAAGTCGCTCTTTTTATATCGGTATAATTTAGCCTCGTACACCTACTCAAATTTCAACTTCTTAAATTTAAGGAGTTAAaaaatgtactccctccatcctaAAATGTAAGACCTTTTTTGGTATTATACTAGTGTATAAAACGTCTTACATTTtaggacagagggagtagtttttATCCGAACTCTTAAACTTAATTCCGTAAAAACAAATCACACAAATTCGATTCAACCTACATTCCATAACATTAATTTAAATATAGATAGCACAATTCGATTCAAACTACATTGTATAACATGAATTTAAACAAATCAATTCAAAAAAAATATAATCTTCTTCCTTCATGATCATCGCCCAATCCACAATGTTCTCGAAGTCGGAGTCGCTGGAGCAATGGTCGATGACCTCCACACCAGACGGTCTGGCCCCGTAGGCACCATTCTTCCACTACTCGAGGACCTGTCGCACCTCAGGGACGAGCTCCGGATGATTCCGGTGGAGCTCGACCATGTATGCCTCGTCGGCGCGCGCCGTGTCGATCCGCTCGAAGACCTGTCGTATAGTGCATGGGTGATTTTTTaggttttctttttggttttttCGTGTTTGGTTTGGGGCAGGAAAGCGGCAGCATTGCCTCGTCATAGGACTAGTGTACTCCTCCCATTCCGTTGGTGTGTTTTTCTGCCGATTGAGGGCATGTGGAGTTGTCTCTCAGGCGGGTCTCCTATGATACAATTGGTTGAGATTTTCGGTGGATCCGTCTGGATTTTCTCCAGGT belongs to Triticum urartu cultivar G1812 chromosome 7, Tu2.1, whole genome shotgun sequence and includes:
- the LOC125520404 gene encoding uncharacterized protein LOC125520404 encodes the protein MALPDELLEEIFRRLPTAADLARASAACVSFRRVITSHPFLRRFRALHPPPLLGILCGGLIPAQPPHPSAAAAATLADADFSCSFLPPSRDRWCLRDGRALFSPAPERTGGDYNRRDLVREFAVCDPLHRRYLLLPALPDHLADQVHRPDIIHCEPFLAPPGDEEDSSFTDFRVMCLTLLRPWMLLLGGLSGRHAARARCTKAGVLPC